In Cercospora beticola chromosome 3, complete sequence, the following proteins share a genomic window:
- a CDS encoding uncharacterized protein (BUSCO:EOG09260R84), with protein MSASVSPAPDAGDAPTRRASGRVRKQPDHFTVPSSAAAKRKRDQTGGADANDEDEEMLDAEDEDDEDDDPEDEPDEEEMRERAKKSRKAKKPAAAKKPPQKKAKTQTNGLSLPIRSTTRAPARKRAPKKPQAIDNADAEAAGGIFAELFARDKSVDEVVADWLAAFKDNEALALTDLINFLLKSAGCNIKVNVHDIEDPDGATEKLRDLQTEHQATNPTDYPLIGKGKSGVAFRQNITLFMQQLIKSISAAGILIANPDLLENISVWFSTMSSASDRSFRHTATVFSLSVITAMCDIAKELAKQAPTFQRQVAAEQKKSRVNKARVKEFEEKAKQATLDLEYMEALLKDWFDAIFIHRYRDVDPMIRRECIEAIGDWIMARPEHFFDGHHLRYLGWVLSDSHASCRHEVVDQLKRFYQDTNKLGGLRTFTEKFRQRLVEVGTSDADLNVRISGIELLGMLRENDLLEPDDIDAIGRLIFHDEAKVRKAVAGFFSENVNDLFNAKADDIGGIESLKENLPEVSEENFEAPRLEWLKLKSLAEMLQSYDNEDPGSSQFERSGTDGSLMINVAGTDSRFTLATNALYDKINELQNWQALAGYLLFDHSLSRSNGAADDALSHLKHECTLSEKEELILLEVLNASVKRTLGDLAEQHNHHTKGKLTKKQKEELQDELEEAVRHLTDILPRLLKKFGDAPGTAAAVLRLEGVFAIPALQSLRADPTINGALLDDLRKQFMSHGTDEVLGPATSAILHAKSYGDLDDTAVEKLSGLWEDVVSNLAELLNVDTLTVRGASPREELVALSNNLLRIVHLATISNPISHLEDGNLAGSNTDPDKAYNGAIDFIVDLLQRAVHSTGPAPDPEEAALEDSIAARAAEAALFYFRWKLSALATAVRTGVGSELDDLEPLCLRRDTYVTNTMMVLDGRKATEQVCFSMTGCLLDLHTSGAVLRTVKAKPGISEDYTVLIMDLDSEHEKAVLKTFAALEKDFAKLSRKKLDDHSNEDEEMDVDADPVDDDPLSESEDEDEDHQLQTSQQARDAKLAKPLIAEQKLCILTGKIVQAEAAGVLADKATRKRVERNKTRLGPNFKEVVAYFEKPNLEKKAGKSRAKPKAKAAPNGIGRKPKADPKSNAIVAEDEMEDEIEDEDEVDVEPQALEEDDRETANGAPADEESVVGD; from the coding sequence ATGTCGGCCTCGGTGTCACCGGCGCCAGATGCGGGCGATGCTCCCACGAGACGCGCCTCTGGACGCGTGAGAAAACAACCTGACCACTTCACGGTCCCGTCCTCTGCAGCAGCCAAACGCAAACGCGACCAAACCGGTGGAGCCGATGccaacgatgaagatgaggaaaTGCTGGacgctgaagacgaagatgacgaggatgatgatccAGAGGATGAGCCTGACGAGGAGGAAATGCGCGAAAGAGCCAAAAAGTCGcgcaaagcgaagaagccagcagcagcgaagaaaCCGCCACAGAAGAAGGCTAAGACTCAGACCAATGGCCTTTCGCTCCCCATACGGAGCACAACACGAGCACCTGCTAGGAAGCGCGCACCAAAGAAGCCGCAGGCGATCGATAACGCAGACGCAGAAGCAGCTGGCGGGATATTTGCCGAGCTCTTTGCACGGGACAAGAGCGTAGATGAAGTTGTCGCAGACTGGCTGGCTGCTTTCAAAGATAATGAGGCTTTGGCCTTGACGGACTTGATCAATTTCCTGCTCAAATCGGCGGGATGCAACATAAAAGTCAACGTGCACGACATCGAGGACCCCGATGGAGCTACTGAGAAGCTACGTGACTTGCAAACAGAGCATCAGGCCACGAATCCCACCGATTACCCATTGATCGGAAAGGGCAAGAGCGGCGTAGCATTTCGTCAAAACATCACGCTGTTCATGCAACAGTTGATCAAATCCATATCCGCTGCGGGGATTTTGATCGCCAATCCGGACCTACTGGAAAACATCAGCGTGTGGTTCTCGACCATGTCATCTGCGTCCGATCGGTCGTTCAGACACACAGCGACCGTCTTTTCGTTAAGCGTAATCACAGCCATGTGTGACATCGCGAAGGAGCTGGCCAAACAGGCGCCGACGTTCCAGAGGCAAGTTGCTGCAGAGCAAAAGAAATCCAGAGTCAACAAAGCGCGGGTGAAGGAGTTCGAAGAAAAGGCCAAGCAAGCCACACTCGACCTGGAGTACATGGAGGCATTGCTGAAGGACTGGTTCGATGCCATATTCATTCATCGTTATCGTGATGTAGACCCAATGATTCGCCGGGAGTGTATTGAAGCAATCGGAGATTGGATCATGGCCCGCCCGGAACACTTCTTTGACGGACATCATCTCCGATACCTGGGCTGGGTCCTCAGTGATTCGCACGCCTCGTGCAGGCACGAAGTCGTCGATCAACTCAAGCGCTTCTATCAAGACACCAATAAACTCGGCGGGCTCAGGACATTTACGGAAAAGTTCCGCCAAAGACTGGTAGAAGTGGGCACTTCTGATGCTGACTTAAACGTGCGAATTTCTGGGATCGAGCTCCTGGGTATGCTGCGGGAGAACGACCTGCTCGAACCAGACGATATCGATGCCATAGGCCGGCTCATCTTTCACGATGAGGCAAAGGTGCGCAAGGCAGTCGCAGGCTTTTTCTCGGAAAATGTCAATGACCTTTTCAATGCTAAAGCGGATGACATTGGTGGCATTGAGAGCCTCAAGGAAAACTTGCCAGAAGTCAGCGAGGAGAATTTCGAGGCCCCGCGGCTGGAGTGGCTGAAGCTCAAGTCTTTAGCAGAGATGCTACAATCTTATGACAACGAGGATCCAGGATCCAGTCAATTCGAGCGGAGCGGCACAGATGGCAGTCTCATGATCAACGTTGCAGGCACCGATTCTCGATTCACTCTGGCCACCAATGCGCTCTATGACAAGATCAACGAGCTGCAGAATTGGCAGGCCCTAGCAGGTTATCTGCTATTCGACCACTCCCTTTCACGGTCTAACGGTGCCGCTGACGATGCCTTATCCCATTTGAAGCATGAGTGCACGTTaagcgagaaggaggagctcaTCCTGCTGGAAGTCCTCAATGCCTCAGTGAAACGTACGCTTGGCGATTTGGCGGAGCAGCACAACCATCACACGAAAGGCAAGCTCacaaagaagcaaaaggaagAGCTGCAGGATGAGCTTGAAGAGGCCGTGCGGCACTTGACAGATATTCTGCCCAGACTTTTGAAGAAGTTCGGCGATGCTCCAGgcactgcagctgctgttctCCGCTTGGAAGGTGTCTTCGCGATTCCTGCTCTGCAAAGCTTGCGGGCCGATCCCACGATCAATGGTGCCCTGCTCGATGATCTTCGAAAGCAGTTCATGTCACACGGCACGGACGAAGTGCTTGGTCCAGCGACAAGTGCCATACTGCACGCCAAATCCTACGGAGACCTCGACGACACCGCGGTGGAGAAATTGTCCGGCCTGTGGGAGGATGTGGTCAGCAATCTTGCAGAGCTGCTGAATGTCGACACACTGACTGTCCGTGGGGCTTCACCACGAGAAGAATTGGTGGCACTCAGCAACAATCTGCTTCGGATTGTGCATCTTGCCACCATTTCGAACCCTATATCACATCTTGAGGATGGCAATCTCGCAGGCAGCAACACCGATCCGGACAAGGCATATAACGGTGCGATCGACTTCATCGTCGATTTGCTACAACGCGCTGTGCACTCCACCGGGCCAGCTCCTGATCCTGAAGAGGCAGCACTCGAGGACAGCATCGCTGCGAGAGCTGCAGAGGCAGCCTTGTTCTATTTTCGATGGAAGCTGTCCGCATTGGCGACAGCCGTCAGGACAGGTGTAGGCTCAGAACTGGATGATCTGGAGCCGTTATGCCTTCGACGAGACACATACGTGACAAATACCATGATGGTACTTGATGGAAGGAAAGCGACAGAACAGGTCTGCTTCTCGATGACTGGCTGTTTACTAGACTTGCACACGTCTGGGGCTGTGTTACGCACGGTGAAGGCGAAACCCGGCATCAGTGAAGACTATACCGTGTTGATTATGGACTTGGACTCTGAACATGAGAAGGCGGTACTGAAGACCTTCGCTGCGCTTGAGAAGGACTTCGCCAAATTGAGCCGCAAGAAACTGGACGACCACTcaaacgaggacgaagagatgGACGTTGATGCAGACCCTGTCGATGACGATCCACTATCTGAatccgaagacgaggatgaggaccaCCAGCTTCAAACATCTCAACAAGCTCGGGATGCCAAGCTCGCGAAGCCTCTCATCGCCGAACAGAAGCTATGCATCCTGACAGGCAAGATTGTACAAGCTGAGGCTGCTGGCGTCCTGGCGGACAAAGCGACACGAAAGCGCGTGGAGCGCAACAAGACCAGACTTGGGCCAAACTTCAAGGAAGTGGTAGCATATTTCGAGAAGCCCaatttggagaagaaggccgggAAGAGCAGAGCGAAGCCTAAAGCGAAAGCTGCTCCAAACGGGATCGGGAGGAAACCCAAAGCTGATCCAAAGAGTAATGCCATCGTGGCTGAGGACGAAATGGAAGACGAGattgaggatgaggacgaggtcgatgtCGAGCCACAGGCACttgaagaggatgatcgCGAGACTGCCAATGGTGCCCCAGCAGACGAGGAGAGCGTGGTCGGCGACTGA